The Haliotis asinina isolate JCU_RB_2024 chromosome 2, JCU_Hal_asi_v2, whole genome shotgun sequence genomic interval CTCTCAGATATGACTTCAATAACTGACACTCAGACTGATGTGCCATCTACCCCTCAATCTCAAACAGTTGACCATTGACAGAAATCTGTGCCATAACCAAAAGTCGATATTGGAGAAAAAGACGAAACAAACAAAAGTGTCTTTTCtaacagaaaaaaagaaaaaatgcaaatattctaAAGCACTTTAACGTATCTTCAACGAATATTTGAACCTCTGGATAAGGAAACCTCTCAACTGCCGACATTGCAGTGCAGAGGACCTTTCCTTCATTCCTGAGCTCCAGTTAAACCACCATAAGTTCTCTATGCACTTGTGTATTAGAATGGAATGTTTGAGGACTTTGGAACATTTATAATGACCCCCGGCTATTCATCCACGATTACAAACCATCAgctttttgtttacaagaaaacaACCAATACACGAGATTTAAGAAGTAGAACTCGTACCACTGCTTTTCACATTCAGGAGCAGCTTTTGTCATGGTCCATAGTCCAGTTTCTCTGAATACCCCTGCTGTTGCAGCACGTGTGACACTGAACTTTGTTTTCAACTTGTGTTCTTTATACATATATCCCACCATCCTATTCTCTTCGCCTGTCTGATCTTCGGGCATTTTGTGACCAATTTTACAAACCCCGTGTAATAGCGGGTGATTTGAATGGTGAAGaaaacccactttggggtagtaaTGACACCAGTGCAAAAGTAAAATTGCTTGAAGAAGTTTTCTCAAATAACAATTTATACCTTTCTAATTTCCAATTTACGAAGTGAATTTGAATgatcagtccatgatgacctctgtggtagtgaccattttcctaccgTATTGAAATCTGTCACACCATATGATGTTAGTCGGActtcaagatggaattttaccGAAACAGACTGAGTTCGCTGTGAAACACTTTGTTCTGAAAACCTAACAcctgatgtttttattgatgCTCCCAACTCTATAAAACTCTTTTCCAATAAGCTTCACCAAATAGCTGATGCATGTACTTCAAGGTCCTCTGCTGTTTCTCATACATATTAACTTCGGTTTACTGTACAATGCAAACAAGATAAAAAGACATAGAACAAGGCTGAACAGTATTTCTATCGCCACCCAGAGGTCTATGATTTAAATGAATATAAAATTAGGAATATACAGTTCTAAATACAAACTTCCGGcgcattttcaaacaaacaatcgCCAATCCTGGCGAAATTTTGTTTCAAAGAttatgtcaaaggtatggagCATCATCCAGAAAATTACAGATAGGGGTAGAAAATGAAGCATACATCATCTCAAATCCGGAGATGAATTGCTAACTGATGAAATTGATATCGCACATAAACTGGTTGAAACACTTGCTAAACAATCTTCCACATCTCATACTATATTCctcaatttcaaacataccAATACAGGaggataacggggaagattatagcAAAATCGTTTGTATTCATcggcttcatactgctcttgaagaAGCCCATAATACTGTTACAGGAGCTGATAGTATACATTAGCAACTCCTTAAACACTTAgcggaatcatgtttagagacattGAACATCTTCGATGAAGTTTGGACATCTTGGGTCTTGGGTcctatttttgattcacatgtAACCTTCCTGAAACATATTAAATCCATTAAAGCTAAATGCccgaaggcactcgatttgtcaAAGTGGATAAGGGATCTAATCTGTCCTTCTTCACTCTTCTCTTTCTTCTTCCACAGATCATTGGTGATATTTAAACTTGACTTTGGATCCACCGTATCCACCTGTAAAAGCAACCCAatacttcttgattctgtccaccaccaagatCTTTGTCTTGATCTTTTGGATCTTCTACTggtctctacgtcgaggcagatgagccaccCCTTACCATATATGTATAAAAAATCTTTAGAGTACTTTACAAAGTTGTATTCTATCGAGTCTAACCCTGCTTTTAAccgtgtctttaatcctctctatgaggatttgtacaatagAAAGTCTTATCCTGCTGCCGACACTGTGgtggaaaatatgttttcttcctctcttctttcttctcttccttGGCAACTGGTGAGGCCATAAGTTGATCTAACTAAGAAATAAGACAGAAATGAATTAGAATTCATACACATTTAATCAACTATAAACTAGCTATAACACACACAAGACTGGCgcatgtgtcactgtcattggatgcAGAACAATAACTTTTAGAAGACCGGATACCAGCtctatttttgcagcagaacactGACAAAATGACCGTTTATAAATTAAACGCAAAATTAAACGCCTTTTTCCTACGTATTTTAACACCGttacgagagagagagaccggTTAAGTAAAGGTTAGAAATGGTGTACTTACGAGGACTGTCTAATATACTAAGGTATGGTAACAATAGGTACATGTAATAGAAGTAGACAGGTGTATTCTTCATCATGTTTACTTCGTCctagtaatacatgtacatgttcatGAATATTACCAACACTTAGACATAGCTGTGGAAATCAACCTCCTCTCttaacaatgaatgtaaactgCAGTTGTAGCGACATGCTACACGCCCAATAGCTAGAACTATAAAAACACTGCATGATAAGGGATTCAAAAAGTCCTTTTCTTATCCCACTGAAGTGACACGATGTGAGCAAACTGCACACCCTAAATGAATCTCTGTTAAGAAAACAATATCCAGTCTCTGACAGAGGCCAGGATCCTGATGTGAACAGGTGAAACTGTTACAAAATGAATAGCTGAACCTATTGATATACATAATATTCAAGAATCGTTTTAACTCAAATCAGCCTATCAGAAAACAGACAGTCTAATTTCTGTCGCTGAATGACATGGTATCCACATGTAGACTTGGACAGTTCCTATACAGCCTTGTCCAGGCCTACCTAGTcatgtgaaaaaaatgaaaaaataaaatgccAGTGAGACCGAATTGTATAGTTTAAATTACAAAATATCTATATAACTAACTaggaaatgtttccatgaaaacgtacCTCACTTGTAAGCTGGGTACATTACGAAAACGACATTAtgttatgtgtgaggtaaggtaAAGCCATATGTCCATGATGTGTGCGTTTCAGCGCCATGTGTACCAAGGTGTAAATATTCAGTTACCGAGACGCGTATAGGTTCATAGGTTCAAAGGGCTGTGTATCGGTCATTCCGTTATTTCTGACACGATTCCATAGGTAAATCGCAGTAATCATAATtcttattaatatatttgtcatGTCTTTTCTAGGCAACAGTGAAGTCGTGCACTTGTCTGGAGTCGATGGTCCAATTGGAAGTGACTTGGATCAGTCATTCACAATAAGTGGAGTGGAGTTTGATAAAGGAATTATTCGCAAAGATGCGTTCTGGGATGTTGTTGGGGACAGCAAAGTGCACAAAAACAACTCAAAGGACACAAAATTAAAGTAAATGTTCTTTTTTCAATGCCGAGCTAATTTAATTTCCATTTTTAAGATGACGTGACATGTATAAACCTGTACCTGACAAACTAGTAATTGATATTGTGAAATGAACGTTAGTCTCACTAACGATCCCAGAAGAACTGCGCATTGTGAAATCCTGGAAAATGGTGTGTATGCAATAGATGATCTTTGTCCATCATCTCCACTGATACCAAGGAATTGAAATCCAAATGATTATATTGTTGTTATGTTATTTCCAGACACTTTGGACCATCTAAGATAGTAGAAAGAGCTCTAGCCAAAGTTGGAGAAGTTGGATATAACATATTCTTTAAGAACTGCGAACACTTTGCTACATGGTGCCGGTATGGCAAAGAAGAAAGTGACCAGGTTTGTAGTTGTCCAACTGTTCCTTTGCCGGGTTCATTTGTCACGCTCTGTAAATAGGCCTAGAAGATCAACTACTGAATTATGTTGAGATCTGCAAAGACAGATATATTTATCTTGCCACTGTTGACATATATAAAGGACGTATTTAACAGTGGCCAATTCTGAACAGTATCATTGCGAAGTTATGTCGATGATAGGATGTAACGTCTACACATCTAGGAATAACAGTCTCGTCTTCTGGTGGCCAGGTCAGGAAGGTTTTGTACTAACTAGTCTTGGCCTATCTTGTCATTAAACGTCAACATCAGGGATGGTCAGTCTCGCCTATGTTGCCAAACAGATTATTTTAGTTAACGGTAAACAGGAGTAAAAATTGTATTAACTCATCACTGAAGAATTCTCCTTAAAAGAAAGCTTTTGAAGTACACCTGACATGCGATGATCACCTATAATGCTTACCATCTTGCCcctggtatatatatatatatatatatatatatatatatatatatatatatatatatatatatatactggtaGCCAATTATGGAAGGTAGTGTGGCGAAGGGAACATCTAAATTCGTTGTTGGGGTGTAAAGCTTATGCATCTCTCTCAAAAAGTCCTGTATCAAGAGAGATGGTGATATGGCCTAGCAGTTTACACATTCGCTGATCACGCAAGGAATGATTCCTCAAGATAAGTGGTGCTCAGTTATGGTGTCcaatgccgtgatattgctgggacattGCTAAAACCGCGTAAAACTCACTGGAAAGAGGAGATAAATAATTGCAAGCACGTTTACAAATAGTTGGTGTTGTTTGTTCTTGCAAAACACACCGTAGCATTAAAGCATTTTTCTCTGAAGTTCTTGTTAAAAATTGTTCACGTTGAAGGCAAATCATACATACCTCCTTTCCTTTTCTTTTAGGCTGATGGTCTGTTCACTCTGCTTGCCGTTGGAGGGGCCGCTGCGGTGGCAGGATTGGCAGTCTGGCTAGGAACTGGTGGgaagaaagaaagagaaaagCAGTCAGAATATTGATGTGATCAATTTC includes:
- the LOC137273568 gene encoding phospholipase A and acyltransferase 3-like translates to MSSVELQRHNQTVLDNLEPGDRLQFERGLYSHWAVYIGNSEVVHLSGVDGPIGSDLDQSFTISGVEFDKGIIRKDAFWDVVGDSKVHKNNSKDTKLKHFGPSKIVERALAKVGEVGYNIFFKNCEHFATWCRYGKEESDQADGLFTLLAVGGAAAVAGLAVWLGTGGKKEREKQSEY